A single genomic interval of Lewinellaceae bacterium harbors:
- a CDS encoding TonB-dependent receptor, whose protein sequence is MKYRCILLILFLTQILKAQNTFNFVVQDSLTGEPLIGVNVYITELNKGTATDLDGQAALSNIPNGTFTLRFSYLGFKTIEMPFAFPQPDPALTHTILMAAESEALDEVVVSSSRTNARIEELPVKVEVLGQEEMDEESTLVPGGIGSILGDLSIITVQRVNAVNGNDVIRMQGLDARYTQILRDGLPLYGGFSGSLGVLSIPPLDLKQVEIIKGSASTLYGGGAIGGLINFISKTPGKEPTTTMVLNGTTLGEGNVNLFTSATKNKLGYTFFTGGNLKPARDVNGDGFAEVPYDASFTMHPRFFINLDKQTDLNIGFTGTYNRRKGGDLQAIQFQPTLRHPFLQTEEALRTLVDLQLHHTHNNQQWTVKSAGTIFDRTVTQPDFHFQGKQLNSFTEVNDLITWSGHSLVLGGNLTTESFQLGKSDEVQFDDYHFVVPGLFAQDDWQFTPKLSLETGLRWDHHNVYGSFILPRVAFYYRPVQDVSIRLAYGTGYKAPALFDVAEPSPYLLPVPGALLPERSGGFNADANWSALIGDALGITLNQALYLTNIRNANLLVTNPIDQTIHIVNSEGAVKSYGTDTYIQMDYHGLELYFGFNYTDAFRDDNGEKVNLAFNPKIKISDVIAYELGDNWRMGIESSFSGRQYIENNERVPNFWFWAAMVERKFNFGSLVLNCENVFDARQSNYGPLVTNTGGMPVYTSLWMPVEGRVVNLALRIKT, encoded by the coding sequence GTGAAATACAGATGCATCCTATTGATATTGTTCCTGACACAAATTCTTAAGGCTCAAAATACCTTTAACTTTGTGGTTCAGGATAGCCTGACTGGGGAACCATTAATTGGTGTCAATGTATACATCACCGAGCTCAATAAAGGAACAGCCACCGATCTGGATGGCCAAGCTGCATTATCGAATATTCCGAATGGCACGTTTACCTTACGCTTTAGTTATCTGGGATTCAAGACCATCGAAATGCCATTTGCCTTTCCGCAGCCCGATCCGGCATTGACCCACACTATTTTAATGGCTGCTGAATCGGAAGCGCTGGATGAAGTGGTCGTATCCAGTTCCAGGACCAATGCACGTATTGAAGAGCTGCCGGTCAAGGTGGAGGTATTGGGCCAGGAGGAAATGGATGAAGAATCGACCCTGGTGCCCGGCGGAATCGGAAGCATTCTGGGTGACTTATCCATCATCACCGTCCAACGGGTCAATGCGGTCAATGGCAACGATGTGATCCGCATGCAGGGTCTTGACGCGCGATATACGCAGATCCTGAGGGATGGATTGCCTTTATACGGTGGTTTCTCGGGAAGCCTGGGTGTTTTGTCCATTCCTCCGCTGGATCTCAAACAAGTAGAGATCATTAAAGGATCGGCGTCTACTTTATATGGAGGCGGTGCAATAGGCGGATTAATCAATTTTATCTCCAAAACCCCGGGTAAAGAGCCGACCACCACCATGGTGCTGAATGGAACTACACTGGGGGAAGGAAATGTCAATCTTTTCACCAGTGCAACGAAGAATAAACTGGGATATACCTTCTTTACCGGCGGGAACCTGAAACCCGCCCGCGACGTGAATGGTGACGGCTTTGCGGAAGTGCCCTATGACGCGAGCTTTACGATGCATCCCCGCTTTTTTATTAACCTGGACAAGCAGACGGACCTCAATATAGGTTTTACCGGCACGTACAACCGCCGGAAGGGTGGCGACCTGCAGGCCATCCAATTTCAACCCACCCTGCGGCACCCTTTCTTACAAACTGAAGAAGCGCTGCGTACACTGGTTGACCTTCAGTTGCATCATACCCATAACAATCAGCAATGGACTGTCAAGTCCGCCGGGACCATTTTTGACCGTACCGTGACGCAGCCGGATTTTCATTTTCAGGGAAAACAGCTCAATTCGTTTACGGAGGTCAATGACCTGATTACCTGGTCGGGGCATTCCCTGGTCCTGGGCGGTAACCTGACCACGGAGTCGTTTCAACTAGGTAAATCGGATGAAGTGCAGTTTGATGACTATCATTTTGTGGTACCTGGTTTATTTGCGCAGGATGACTGGCAGTTCACCCCCAAATTGTCACTGGAGACCGGCCTGCGCTGGGATCATCACAATGTTTACGGCAGTTTTATACTTCCCCGGGTGGCTTTCTACTACCGTCCTGTCCAGGATGTTTCCATCCGGCTGGCCTATGGCACGGGATATAAAGCGCCTGCACTGTTCGATGTTGCCGAACCTTCGCCTTATTTACTTCCCGTCCCGGGGGCCTTGCTTCCGGAGCGCTCCGGTGGATTTAACGCCGATGCCAACTGGTCTGCTTTGATAGGCGATGCGCTTGGAATTACGCTGAATCAGGCCTTATACCTGACCAATATCCGGAATGCCAATTTACTGGTCACCAATCCCATCGACCAGACCATCCACATAGTGAACAGTGAAGGGGCAGTTAAGAGTTACGGCACGGACACCTACATTCAGATGGATTACCATGGGTTGGAACTGTACTTTGGCTTTAACTACACCGACGCATTTCGGGATGATAACGGCGAAAAAGTAAACCTGGCCTTTAATCCCAAGATTAAAATTTCCGATGTCATCGCCTATGAGTTGGGTGATAACTGGCGTATGGGCATCGAGTCCAGTTTTAGCGGTAGACAATACATCGAGAACAATGAGCGTGTTCCCAACTTCTGGTTTTGGGCAGCCATGGTGGAGCGTAAATTCAATTTTGGAAGCCTGGTCCTGAATTGTGAAAATGTGTTCGACGCCCGGCAATCCAACTATGGACCTCTTGTGACCAACACAGGAGGCATGCCGGTCTATACCTCGCTATGGATGCCGGTGGAAGGCCGGGTGGTCAATTTAGCGCTGCGTATCAAGACGTAG
- a CDS encoding PepSY-like domain-containing protein produces MRVYYPMLLFFLVGGLTVSCAQSTKNVPQAVMHAFNDQFEGASKVKWQLEEGKDWEAEFLQNGQEMSATYTSEGHWQETETEIEANELPQVILSTLHTQFQKLRIREAAIVQRPELDKAYEVEIKSGKEVFEVLLDETGTVLSTSNESSEKGKN; encoded by the coding sequence ATGAGAGTCTATTATCCAATGCTATTGTTTTTCCTTGTCGGAGGATTAACTGTATCCTGTGCTCAGTCAACCAAAAATGTCCCACAGGCAGTAATGCATGCCTTTAATGATCAATTTGAAGGTGCCTCGAAGGTCAAATGGCAACTTGAAGAAGGAAAAGACTGGGAAGCGGAGTTTCTACAAAACGGCCAGGAAATGTCAGCAACCTACACTTCAGAAGGCCATTGGCAGGAAACCGAAACGGAAATAGAGGCCAATGAATTGCCACAGGTGATCCTATCCACTTTACATACTCAATTTCAGAAATTACGCATCAGAGAGGCGGCTATCGTACAACGCCCGGAACTCGACAAGGCTTACGAAGTGGAGATAAAAAGTGGAAAAGAGGTTTTCGAAGTGTTACTTGATGAAACGGGAACAGTCCTTTCGACGTCAAATGAAAGTAGCGAAAAAGGTAAAAATTGA
- a CDS encoding HAMP domain-containing histidine kinase — protein sequence MKLLVSNNRRFFPFLLLILVASGAIFYVVVQAIVREEADEKLLNNEKRIIQILEKGELPVSIPPLIEVQVLSPLLPDATNFTDTTIFDPLEMENDLFRQLYSRKSIKGRTFEIINRSPILDAKELIATITALSALLLLFLFGSSYWLNRRATRKLWSPFYQVLAKLRSFNANQDQPIHLPATEIDEFIDLNFELTTLMEKVRLEYSTLNEFTGDVSHELQTPLSVMRAKLEQLLNGNPNNQNSLLFELYEEATHMSKTIQELLLFARIEGREYKRDMTVHLDQLLRAQIFRIQEMGLGASIHWELDIEPVTKNEVNSGLLDVLIKNLMENAIRYTSSKGAIQVILKPTILEIKNQGDQPLAHPEKLFNRFYRDSNAGKHSSGLGLAMVKKIVDLHGWDLSYHFGHGYHTFKIVFQP from the coding sequence ATGAAATTACTGGTAAGTAATAATCGGCGCTTTTTCCCTTTTCTACTTTTGATCCTGGTTGCTTCGGGAGCCATTTTTTATGTGGTGGTACAAGCTATTGTACGGGAGGAGGCGGATGAAAAATTACTCAATAATGAAAAACGAATTATTCAAATTCTTGAAAAAGGGGAATTGCCGGTTTCCATTCCACCTCTGATTGAGGTCCAGGTATTATCGCCATTATTGCCTGATGCTACAAACTTTACAGACACCACCATCTTTGACCCGCTGGAAATGGAGAACGATTTGTTTCGTCAACTTTATTCACGTAAATCGATCAAAGGCCGCACTTTTGAAATCATCAACCGGAGCCCTATCCTTGATGCCAAAGAATTGATAGCGACAATAACAGCTCTTTCTGCACTCTTATTGCTTTTTTTATTTGGGAGCAGTTATTGGCTGAATCGCAGGGCCACCAGGAAGTTATGGAGTCCATTCTACCAGGTTTTGGCAAAATTAAGATCATTTAACGCCAATCAGGATCAGCCCATCCATTTACCGGCCACGGAGATTGATGAGTTTATTGATTTGAATTTTGAATTGACTACACTGATGGAAAAAGTGAGATTGGAATATAGCACTTTGAATGAATTTACCGGTGACGTAAGTCATGAACTTCAGACGCCGTTAAGTGTGATGCGCGCTAAATTGGAACAATTATTAAACGGGAACCCGAATAATCAGAACAGTTTACTATTTGAATTGTATGAGGAGGCGACTCACATGAGTAAAACGATCCAGGAGTTACTCCTGTTTGCCCGGATTGAAGGCAGGGAGTACAAGAGGGATATGACAGTACACCTGGATCAACTTCTGAGAGCTCAAATTTTTAGGATTCAGGAAATGGGATTGGGGGCTTCCATTCATTGGGAGTTGGATATTGAACCCGTCACCAAAAATGAGGTGAATAGCGGATTGCTTGACGTGCTGATTAAAAACCTAATGGAGAATGCCATTCGATACACCAGTTCAAAAGGCGCCATCCAGGTTATTCTCAAACCAACGATTTTGGAAATTAAAAATCAGGGTGATCAACCACTGGCACATCCTGAAAAACTTTTTAATCGATTTTATCGTGATTCCAATGCTGGCAAGCATTCCAGTGGGTTAGGTCTGGCAATGGTAAAAAAGATTGTCGATTTGCATGGCTGGGATTTGTCCTATCATTTCGGTCATGGGTATCATACATTTAAAATTGTTTTTCAGCCTTAA
- a CDS encoding response regulator transcription factor, with product MKILVVEDELKLRESICEYLQQEQYICEVAGTMQEADVKLDMYEYDLVILDLMLPDGLGFDLLKQIKSKTRPMAVLILSARQAVDDKVNGLNLGADDYLTKPFHFSELNARIKALLRRRVYSSTTIEIHGDLEIDTSARQIRIGAELVEVTRKEYDLLMYLVLNKNRVVTKSAIAEHLWGDYMDLADNFDLVYSHVKNLRKKIMDRGGQDPIQTIYGLGYQWKPE from the coding sequence ATGAAAATATTGGTAGTTGAAGATGAATTGAAATTGCGTGAAAGCATCTGCGAATACCTGCAACAAGAGCAATACATCTGTGAAGTAGCCGGGACTATGCAAGAAGCCGACGTAAAATTGGATATGTATGAATATGACCTGGTAATTTTGGATTTAATGCTGCCCGACGGACTTGGGTTTGACTTGTTGAAGCAGATTAAATCAAAGACCCGGCCTATGGCTGTTCTTATCTTATCGGCTCGTCAGGCTGTTGATGACAAGGTTAATGGATTGAATTTAGGTGCTGACGACTACCTGACGAAGCCATTCCATTTTTCTGAATTAAATGCCCGGATAAAAGCATTACTACGCCGAAGGGTTTATTCATCAACGACTATTGAAATTCACGGGGATCTTGAAATTGATACGTCGGCCAGACAAATCCGTATCGGCGCAGAACTGGTCGAAGTGACCCGGAAAGAATACGATTTGTTGATGTATTTAGTGCTCAATAAAAACCGCGTAGTCACGAAGTCTGCCATAGCCGAGCATTTATGGGGAGATTACATGGATTTGGCCGATAATTTCGATCTGGTGTACAGTCACGTCAAAAATTTGCGTAAAAAAATCATGGACCGAGGAGGTCAGGACCCTATCCAAACGATTTATGGTTTGGGTTATCAATGGAAACCGGAATGA
- a CDS encoding glycoside hydrolase family 2 protein: MPRISHLFIGLVFFLLQCANEVVQEADYHPIDPVTKPWTRWWWQGSSVTEAGIKKELIALKNAGFGGVEITPIYGVIGDEANFIPYLSDVWVQRLEFTLQEARRMNLGADLATGTGWPFGGPWVNDTDACKYIAHRIYKLRPGQHLDQPIVYEQEPILRSVTNQVYQLYGLLAEKGEKPTGSMSYPELLKGQHTLMISDLKDPVAANADLQGLALDQVRFKKPLPLERLMAYSDEGVILDLTERVDSSGRLEWVAPAGAWTLYALFSGWHGKMVERAAPGGEGNVIDHFSHQAIRDYLQRFDQAFAGKSLNGLRAYFNDSYEVDDARGQADWTPDFLNAFASARGYRLEEHLPAFLGLDETEENKRVLSDYRQTIGELLLGTFTTDWKNWAHRQNKIIRNQAHGSPANILDLYAASDIPETEGTDVIRSKMASSAAHVSGKKLASAEAATWLDEHFLTTLDQLKENIDRYFQAGINHVCYHGTCYSPAGDPWPGRLFYAAIHANDRNPWWQDLGALNVYVQRCQSTLQSGSPDNDVLLYFPYFDRLADAEGGNLAHFDGGAQAASLKEFRQLADTLYNLGFAFDIISDVQIADLEVWNHQLKSNGQVYRSIVVPQTTYMPESTLEHLLSLARQGIPVIIENGLPMDVPGLSNLSARQSTFRSLKLSAEKLENVQVTGAVIEVLNRLKIRRETLFDTGMRAIRRQSGDQTLYVITNWSDTNFQGWLPLSTPGKTVMVQDPWNDQQGQARLRKNGELGVAIWIAIPQGGTRILQVDPRDQHRPFLEVYEPAGAPLAVDGEWTLTFEHGGAELPVSRQLSKLLSWTELEGEGYAAFSGTARYAIDLILPEHKPDAWRLDLGSVANSAVVILNGEKLGTLIGPNYSIDVSPEKFLPVNKLEVLVTNRMANRIIAMDKAHTFWKRFYNVNFPANRAADRGPDGLFTAEKWKPLPSGLLGPVQLIPLQKMNPQ; the protein is encoded by the coding sequence ATGCCACGAATCAGCCACCTTTTCATCGGTCTGGTCTTCTTTTTACTTCAATGTGCGAATGAGGTGGTTCAGGAAGCCGATTACCATCCTATCGATCCGGTGACCAAACCCTGGACCCGCTGGTGGTGGCAAGGGAGTAGTGTGACCGAAGCCGGCATCAAAAAAGAACTGATTGCATTAAAAAATGCTGGATTTGGGGGCGTAGAGATCACTCCCATTTACGGCGTCATCGGGGATGAGGCCAACTTTATCCCTTACTTATCAGATGTCTGGGTACAGCGCCTGGAGTTTACTCTTCAGGAAGCCAGGCGAATGAATTTGGGGGCGGACCTGGCCACGGGGACCGGCTGGCCATTTGGTGGTCCGTGGGTGAATGATACGGATGCGTGTAAATACATTGCACACCGGATTTACAAACTCAGGCCTGGTCAGCATCTTGATCAACCCATCGTGTACGAGCAGGAACCGATATTGCGTTCGGTGACCAATCAGGTGTATCAGTTATACGGTTTACTGGCAGAGAAAGGAGAGAAACCGACTGGCTCGATGAGTTATCCGGAGCTATTGAAAGGACAACATACCCTGATGATCAGCGATTTGAAAGACCCGGTGGCTGCGAATGCAGATTTGCAGGGCCTGGCTCTGGATCAGGTACGCTTCAAAAAGCCACTTCCACTGGAAAGACTTATGGCTTATTCGGATGAGGGTGTTATTCTGGATCTTACGGAGCGCGTAGATTCATCCGGGAGGCTGGAATGGGTTGCTCCGGCAGGTGCCTGGACGCTCTATGCATTGTTCAGCGGCTGGCATGGCAAGATGGTCGAACGGGCAGCTCCGGGCGGAGAAGGCAATGTGATCGATCATTTCTCACATCAGGCCATTCGTGACTATTTGCAGCGATTTGATCAGGCATTTGCCGGGAAAAGCCTGAATGGACTGCGCGCCTATTTCAACGACAGCTATGAGGTGGATGATGCACGCGGTCAGGCTGACTGGACGCCTGATTTTTTGAATGCCTTTGCTTCAGCCCGAGGTTACCGGCTGGAAGAGCATTTGCCGGCATTTCTTGGCCTGGATGAAACAGAAGAAAACAAAAGAGTCCTTTCGGATTACCGCCAGACCATCGGAGAATTGTTACTCGGGACCTTTACCACCGACTGGAAAAACTGGGCGCACCGGCAGAACAAAATTATTCGTAACCAAGCCCATGGCTCACCAGCCAATATTCTGGATTTGTATGCGGCTAGTGATATTCCGGAGACGGAAGGCACCGATGTGATCAGGTCGAAAATGGCTTCCTCGGCAGCCCATGTAAGCGGGAAAAAACTGGCTTCAGCGGAGGCCGCCACCTGGCTGGATGAACACTTTCTTACCACCCTGGATCAGCTGAAGGAGAACATCGACCGGTATTTCCAGGCGGGGATCAACCATGTCTGCTATCACGGGACCTGCTATTCACCGGCCGGGGATCCCTGGCCGGGGCGGTTGTTTTATGCTGCCATTCATGCCAACGACAGGAATCCCTGGTGGCAAGATCTGGGCGCTTTGAATGTTTATGTCCAGCGATGTCAGTCGACCCTGCAGTCCGGATCGCCCGATAACGACGTATTGCTGTATTTTCCATATTTCGACCGGCTCGCCGATGCGGAAGGAGGAAACCTGGCGCATTTTGATGGTGGCGCTCAAGCCGCATCGCTGAAGGAATTCCGCCAGCTGGCCGATACGCTATACAACCTGGGGTTTGCATTTGATATCATCTCAGATGTACAGATTGCTGACCTGGAGGTGTGGAACCATCAATTGAAATCCAATGGTCAGGTTTACCGTTCCATTGTAGTCCCGCAAACCACCTACATGCCGGAAAGCACATTGGAACACTTGTTGTCGCTGGCCCGCCAGGGCATACCGGTCATTATTGAAAACGGACTCCCAATGGATGTTCCCGGGCTTTCCAATCTTTCAGCACGGCAGTCGACTTTCCGGAGTCTTAAACTTTCTGCCGAAAAGCTGGAAAATGTACAGGTAACGGGTGCCGTTATCGAAGTGTTGAACCGGTTGAAAATCCGGCGGGAAACACTGTTTGATACCGGGATGCGGGCGATCAGACGACAATCAGGGGATCAGACGCTGTATGTCATCACCAACTGGTCCGATACAAATTTTCAGGGATGGTTGCCGTTGTCAACGCCCGGTAAAACGGTGATGGTACAGGATCCCTGGAATGATCAGCAAGGTCAGGCACGTTTAAGAAAAAATGGGGAACTAGGGGTGGCGATATGGATAGCAATCCCGCAGGGAGGTACCCGTATTCTGCAGGTCGATCCCCGGGACCAACATCGTCCGTTCCTGGAAGTATACGAACCTGCAGGTGCACCGCTGGCAGTGGACGGCGAATGGACGCTGACCTTTGAACATGGGGGTGCCGAGCTCCCGGTGAGCAGGCAGTTATCCAAGCTGTTGTCCTGGACCGAATTGGAAGGGGAAGGCTATGCCGCCTTTTCAGGCACTGCCCGTTACGCTATTGATTTGATCTTGCCGGAACACAAACCGGATGCCTGGCGTCTGGACCTCGGCTCGGTGGCTAATTCTGCGGTGGTCATCCTGAACGGGGAGAAATTGGGGACGCTTATCGGACCAAACTATTCGATCGATGTCTCCCCGGAGAAGTTTTTACCGGTAAATAAACTGGAGGTCCTGGTGACCAACCGCATGGCCAACCGGATCATTGCCATGGATAAGGCACATACATTCTGGAAGCGCTTTTACAATGTTAATTTTCCGGCTAACCGGGCTGCGGACCGCGGTCCTGACGGCTTATTTACAGCGGAAAAATGGAAACCATTGCCTTCCGGATTGCTGGGGCCGGTGCAATTAATCCCACTGCAAAAGATGAACCCCCAATGA
- a CDS encoding GntR family transcriptional regulator → MRKIQPETFLEINEYSKTPKYRQIINSVIRGIEQGLLQRNDRLPSVNQLLIAFDISRDTVVKAYDYLKEKEIIDAVPGKGYYIKSVQMHRQHNVFLLFNKLSAHKKIIYDSFSETLGDQAAIDFFIYNNNYRLFKQLIRGHLNRPYTHFVIIAHFLDGGDDLLEVLEGIPREKLIVLDKLIPGISGDYAAVYQDFRNDIYSALTQALHLLKKYRKLKIIFPPDGYHPQEIITGFRSFCQKYGFETTIVSSIADETLEQKDAYITLMEDDLVQLIKKIKSLGWKVGDDVGILSYNETPLKEILLDGITVMSTDFHQLGATAANLILNGKKEHVINPFSLVVRHSL, encoded by the coding sequence ATGCGCAAAATTCAACCGGAAACATTCCTGGAGATCAATGAATACTCCAAAACCCCGAAATACCGGCAAATCATCAATTCGGTGATCCGGGGCATCGAGCAGGGACTATTGCAACGTAATGACCGGTTGCCATCCGTCAATCAGTTGCTCATTGCCTTCGATATCTCACGGGATACCGTTGTCAAGGCCTACGACTATCTGAAGGAAAAGGAAATTATTGATGCTGTTCCCGGTAAGGGCTATTACATCAAAAGCGTGCAGATGCATCGACAGCACAATGTCTTTTTATTGTTCAATAAATTGAGCGCCCATAAAAAGATCATTTACGATTCATTTTCAGAAACGCTGGGTGATCAGGCAGCCATTGATTTTTTTATTTATAACAACAATTATCGCCTGTTTAAACAGTTGATCCGTGGGCACCTGAACAGGCCCTATACCCATTTTGTAATCATTGCCCATTTTCTGGATGGCGGTGACGATTTGCTGGAAGTTCTGGAAGGTATTCCCCGCGAAAAACTGATCGTACTGGATAAGCTGATCCCTGGTATTTCCGGAGACTATGCAGCGGTATACCAGGATTTTCGCAATGACATTTACTCGGCATTGACGCAGGCTTTGCACCTACTGAAAAAATACCGGAAGCTCAAGATCATCTTTCCACCGGATGGGTATCATCCCCAGGAGATCATTACCGGGTTCAGATCCTTCTGTCAGAAATACGGTTTCGAAACAACGATTGTTTCTTCCATTGCCGATGAAACACTGGAGCAGAAGGACGCTTACATTACATTGATGGAGGATGACCTGGTGCAATTGATCAAGAAGATCAAATCCCTGGGTTGGAAGGTGGGAGACGACGTCGGCATTCTTTCGTACAATGAGACACCACTCAAGGAAATTCTTCTCGATGGCATCACGGTGATGTCAACCGATTTTCATCAACTGGGAGCGACTGCCGCCAATTTAATCCTGAACGGAAAGAAGGAACATGTGATCAATCCTTTTTCGCTGGTGGTGCGCCATTCGCTATGA
- a CDS encoding bifunctional aldolase/short-chain dehydrogenase: MEVKAFKYVSYLWDEAKAARLAGDEVGLFLYRSNVLGADLRITNYGGGNTSCKTIEKDPLTGEEVEVMWIKGSGGDIGTLTRKGIAGLYTGRLRDLKNVYRGLEFEDEMVALFQHCLFDLNSAAPSIDTPLHGMLPFKHIDHLHPDALIAIAAAADGEAITREIWGDTMGWVPWQRPGFDLGLQLERCLAENPGIRGIVLGSHGLFTWGDTSYECYLNSLEVIEQASEYIAAREGKERPVFGGSIVQSLAPAARSEQASMLAPILRGLCSGEQRMVGHFTDDVKVLEFVNSKDLAKLAPLGTSCPDHFLRTKIKPLVLDLKPGADLSDPNSIKQQLEPAFKQYRDDYAAYYAGCKHPDSPAMRDPNPVVILYPGVGMFTFAKNKQTARVAAEFYINAINVMRGSEAISTYTALPRQEAFNIEYWLLEEAKLQRMPKEKPLSRKIALVSGGGGGIGKAIADKLAAEGACIVLTDIVEERLVEAIGTFPRDVATYAVCDVTKSASVESAIKKACLEFGGVDIVVHSAGLAISKSLQDTTEADWNILQEVLVKGQFLLAKAGAAVMQAQGLGGDFISIASKNGLVAGPNNVGYGTAKAAQQHMTRLLAAELAGDHIRVNTVNPDGVIIGSKIWEGAWAEGRAKAYGISVEELPAYYAKRNLLHAIIRPEDIANGVFAFVALLDKSTGNTLNVDGGVAQAFVR; the protein is encoded by the coding sequence ATGGAAGTCAAAGCCTTTAAATACGTATCCTACCTGTGGGATGAAGCAAAAGCTGCCCGTTTAGCCGGCGATGAGGTAGGTTTATTTTTGTACCGGTCCAATGTACTCGGTGCAGACCTGCGCATAACCAATTATGGCGGAGGAAATACCTCCTGTAAAACGATCGAAAAAGATCCCCTCACCGGTGAAGAAGTGGAAGTCATGTGGATCAAAGGCTCCGGAGGGGATATCGGCACCCTGACCCGTAAAGGGATCGCCGGATTGTATACCGGAAGGTTACGGGACCTCAAGAATGTCTACCGCGGCCTGGAGTTTGAAGATGAAATGGTCGCTTTATTCCAGCACTGCCTGTTTGACCTCAACAGCGCTGCGCCATCCATCGATACACCACTCCACGGAATGTTGCCCTTCAAACACATCGACCACCTGCACCCGGATGCTTTGATTGCAATCGCTGCCGCAGCGGATGGTGAAGCCATAACCAGGGAAATATGGGGTGACACGATGGGTTGGGTACCCTGGCAGCGTCCCGGTTTTGACCTGGGATTACAACTGGAACGCTGTCTGGCAGAAAACCCAGGGATCCGGGGCATTGTCCTGGGCAGTCATGGCCTGTTCACCTGGGGTGACACCTCCTACGAATGTTACCTTAACAGCCTGGAAGTCATCGAACAGGCTTCCGAATACATTGCCGCCCGCGAGGGTAAAGAGCGTCCAGTATTCGGTGGATCCATCGTTCAGAGTCTGGCACCAGCTGCCCGCTCCGAGCAGGCATCAATGCTTGCTCCCATTCTGCGCGGACTGTGCTCCGGTGAACAACGGATGGTCGGTCATTTCACCGACGACGTCAAGGTTTTGGAATTTGTTAATTCCAAAGACCTGGCTAAGCTGGCGCCTCTGGGTACCAGCTGTCCCGATCATTTCCTCCGTACTAAAATCAAGCCCCTTGTGCTTGACCTGAAACCAGGAGCCGACCTAAGCGACCCTAATTCGATAAAACAACAGTTGGAGCCCGCGTTCAAACAATACCGGGACGATTATGCCGCCTATTACGCAGGCTGCAAACATCCCGACAGCCCCGCTATGCGAGATCCCAATCCCGTGGTCATCCTCTACCCGGGGGTGGGCATGTTCACCTTTGCTAAGAACAAGCAGACGGCCCGCGTAGCCGCTGAATTTTACATTAATGCCATCAATGTCATGCGCGGCTCCGAGGCCATCTCTACCTATACCGCCCTACCCCGCCAGGAGGCCTTTAATATTGAATACTGGCTCCTCGAGGAAGCGAAACTGCAACGGATGCCCAAAGAAAAACCTTTATCCAGGAAAATAGCCCTGGTATCCGGTGGGGGTGGTGGTATCGGAAAGGCCATCGCAGACAAGCTGGCAGCTGAAGGAGCCTGTATCGTTCTGACCGATATTGTCGAAGAACGTCTGGTGGAGGCCATAGGAACATTCCCACGGGATGTGGCGACCTATGCCGTCTGCGATGTAACAAAATCTGCATCGGTAGAGTCCGCCATAAAAAAAGCTTGTCTTGAATTCGGGGGCGTGGACATCGTGGTTCACTCGGCAGGATTGGCTATTTCCAAGTCATTGCAGGATACCACCGAAGCCGACTGGAACATACTTCAGGAGGTCCTGGTGAAAGGGCAGTTCCTGCTGGCGAAAGCCGGTGCTGCCGTGATGCAGGCACAGGGATTAGGTGGAGATTTTATTTCCATTGCCAGTAAAAACGGACTCGTAGCCGGCCCCAATAATGTAGGTTACGGGACCGCCAAGGCCGCTCAACAACACATGACCCGGTTGCTGGCGGCAGAGCTGGCGGGCGACCACATCCGGGTCAATACCGTCAACCCCGATGGGGTTATTATTGGCAGTAAGATCTGGGAAGGCGCCTGGGCCGAGGGCCGGGCGAAAGCCTACGGTATCAGCGTGGAAGAACTGCCTGCTTACTATGCGAAACGCAACCTGCTGCATGCCATCATCCGGCCGGAAGACATTGCAAATGGTGTCTTCGCTTTTGTGGCCCTCCTGGACAAGAGTACCGGCAACACCCTGAACGTCGACGGTGGCGTAGCACAGGCATTTGTCCGATAA